A single region of the Mycobacterium avium subsp. avium genome encodes:
- a CDS encoding FAD-dependent oxidoreductase encodes MGSTTQGVDSPNRLGEHAVVLGAGIAGLLAARVLSEFYDSVSVVERDKLPDYPCHRRGIPQGRHVHNFYSRGLQVLEELFPGLLDDLARAGAVVVDDGDLSRFYVRFGRYEMKNSGAFADPDALALHMTTRPFMEFHLRRRVKALPNVTFLDGHDVCDLLNTADIVNGVRITRRYNGFLMALDADLVVDAMGRSARTPAFLESLGYQRPTEERAVARYGYASQQLSMPEGSIAQRLVMFNPGGGRPAGLLLANEHDTFILAIGVPADTGEPPTDFAAMLAMAEPSLPPAIVEGLRRAYPIGEAVTYHHTAAFWRRYDQLADFPSGLLVMGDALCSLDPTYGQGMTIAALEALTLRECLRAGDALLAQRFFRATTQYIGATWAINQARDRTTSGVYHGMRQRLQGWISRATLNASTQDVVLTERCFRVFNFIDPPSRLRDPALLPRIVWGNLRARFAAKRHRSETAPVGPASPPGNRIAVRS; translated from the coding sequence ATGGGTTCGACAACGCAGGGCGTCGACTCGCCGAACCGGCTCGGTGAGCACGCGGTGGTACTGGGTGCCGGGATCGCGGGTTTGCTTGCCGCGCGCGTACTTTCGGAGTTCTACGATTCGGTCAGCGTGGTCGAGCGGGACAAATTGCCCGACTATCCGTGCCACCGCAGGGGCATCCCCCAGGGCCGTCACGTGCACAACTTCTACAGCCGCGGCCTACAAGTCCTGGAGGAATTGTTTCCCGGTCTGCTCGATGACCTGGCCCGGGCGGGGGCGGTCGTCGTCGACGACGGTGACCTGTCGCGGTTCTACGTGCGCTTCGGGCGCTACGAAATGAAGAACTCGGGCGCGTTCGCCGATCCGGACGCATTGGCGCTGCACATGACGACCCGGCCGTTCATGGAATTTCACCTGCGCCGCCGCGTCAAGGCCCTGCCGAACGTGACGTTCCTCGACGGACACGACGTGTGCGACCTCCTCAACACCGCGGACATCGTCAACGGCGTGCGAATCACCCGGCGCTACAACGGTTTTCTCATGGCGCTGGACGCCGATTTGGTCGTCGACGCCATGGGGCGCTCGGCCCGTACGCCGGCATTTCTGGAAAGCCTGGGCTACCAACGGCCGACCGAGGAGCGGGCGGTGGCCCGATACGGCTACGCGAGCCAACAGTTGAGCATGCCCGAGGGGTCGATCGCCCAGCGGCTGGTCATGTTCAACCCGGGGGGCGGCAGGCCGGCGGGTTTGCTGCTCGCCAACGAACACGACACGTTCATCCTGGCGATCGGCGTGCCGGCCGACACCGGCGAGCCACCAACCGATTTCGCCGCGATGCTCGCGATGGCCGAGCCGTCGCTGCCCCCGGCCATCGTCGAGGGCCTGCGCCGCGCCTACCCCATCGGGGAAGCCGTGACATACCACCACACCGCCGCGTTCTGGCGGCGCTACGACCAGCTGGCCGATTTCCCGTCGGGTCTGCTGGTGATGGGCGACGCGCTGTGCAGTCTCGACCCGACCTACGGCCAAGGCATGACGATCGCCGCGCTGGAAGCGCTGACCCTGCGCGAGTGCCTGCGCGCGGGAGATGCCCTGCTGGCGCAACGCTTTTTCCGGGCTACGACCCAGTACATCGGCGCGACGTGGGCCATCAATCAGGCCAGAGACCGGACCACGTCCGGCGTCTACCACGGGATGCGGCAGCGGCTGCAAGGCTGGATATCCAGGGCGACGTTGAATGCGTCAACCCAGGATGTCGTGCTGACCGAACGCTGCTTTCGCGTCTTCAACTTCATCGACCCGCCGTCGCGGCTGCGGGATCCCGCTCTGTTACCGCGCATCGTGTGGGGCAACCTACGGGCCCGGTTCGCCGCAAAGCGACACCGCTCCGAGACGGCTCCGGTCGGGCCGGCGAGCCCGCCGGGGAACAGGATTGCG